The window GCTCAAAATTACTTAAACACAATTATTGCGAATAAACCCCTCGAAGAAATTAAAGTACTCCCCTCTGTTAAAAAATTTGATCAAAAATCATTTACTAGTTTTTACGTTCTTAACGCCCTTGCGGCAGAACTTGGATTACCCGAAGTAATTGATGATAACATCCAAAGCGTAAGAACAATTCTTAATGAATTAATTGAAGGAAAACCACTCAGCGAAGGAACTCCAGTAACAAAAGATTTACTGAAATTAATTTTTGATGATTTTTTAATGGGTGCAGAAAAATATGCTAATGAAGATGAAGTTTTAGCAGCACCACCCCTAGAAATACTAGAAATACAATCTTCAAGAATGAGACTTGCATCAACAATAAGACAAGCAGAATATTGTTTAAATGCAGATCTTAAAACGCTCGCACTTAGTGTCCCACTAACCCACTTAACAGAACTATATTTCAGACAATTAATGTATCTTGCATCAGACACCCAATTATTTACTAATCCAGATAAACATGTGAGCACACAAACCCTCCGAAGATATCCAGTTCAAAAAGCCCAAGAAATATTTGACTCATTAAGTGGTGGACGAACACCAGAATTAATCCAGAGAGCAAAAATAAAAAGACAGCTAATGCCAGTCCACATTTCAACACTCGTTTATGAATTAGATTTGTTTGCCACATTTCACGCAATTGCTGCAACCCACAATCAAGATGTCGCACTAAAAATGGAAGAAACAAGACTTGAAATGTCCAAAGTATTTGCAGGATACAGAGATATGATTGGAACATACGGAATAGATAGAATAACTCAATTACAAGATGTTTGTTGGTTTTTAGAAGGAATTTCACAATTCATGTACAATTTTAACGATTCAACTCTGAAAGATGAAAGACATCCTTTTTTTTATATTGGAATAAGCATACCAGAATTTATTTCAGTTAATGGCTTTTTAAAACCCAAACCAGTAGCAGAACTTATTAAATTTTACGATTTGAATTTAAAATTTTTTAAACAGGAAAGAACACTTCCAGATCTTGAAAAATTAAAATCTGAAGAGAAAAATTAAAATAAAAAAATGAATATCCGAGATTTAGTTAAAAAAAGATTATTTATTACTCGAGAAGGATTTGCATATATTCCTAAACGCGTAACTAGTTTAACTGGTTTAGATATGATACCTCGAAATAAACTAGAGATTGAAGCAAATATTACAGATTATTCGGAATTAAGTTCTCCCAACTTAGTTGAAAGATTAACAGATTTAAGAATAACTAATCACGGTGAAGTTAAAGGAAAAGGTTTCGAAACATTTCTTAAATCATTAGACCCTTTTAAATTAAAGTTGGAAAGTATTGCAAAATTAAAAAAATTAAGAACACTTTCATTAGGATTTGAAGAATGTGGACTTCACTACTATGTGCCCAACCCAACACACAGAATTTGGGCTGCAGATCATTCATTTTTAGATTCGGATAATTTAAGAAAAACATTAGAAGAACTAGAAATTACTGCCTCAACAATAGATAGTTTGCAATTTTTGCAAGGATACTCATTAAGAAAAATTAAACTTACAGGATTGCCCAAACTAAAAAATACAGAAGGTTTAGATTCTCCATCAATCTTGGAAAGTCTTGAAGAACTAACAATCAAAAATACAGAAATAAAACAATGGGATTTTTTAAGAAGATATCAAAGATTGAGGAAATTAGTTTTACCAAACTATTCAACAAAACCAAATTTACATGCACTAAATAGCCCAAACTTACAATCAACCCTGACTGAATTATATTTATGTGAAGAATTTAAAAGTTGGAACAATCAGAATCCGACAACACTATTCGAATTAGACTTTTTAAAAAAATATCAGCAACTTCAAACATTAGTTTTTTCAGGAAGTAACATTATAGACTTCAGTGGTTTAAGCTCTCCCAAACTTAGCAAAACTATTAAAAAATTAGTCATGTTTGATTTAGTAGATCAACCTCTCCAAGTTTCTGATGAAACAATTAGATCGTTTAAAGAAGATACTGCAGATGATGATCGCACATTTAACCCTTACAGGGCATGGATTGAATTATTAAGCACCCGAAAAGAAGCAATTATTTTTAATCTCAAGTTAATACAAGAATACGAAGCATTAGAAGAGTTAAGCTTAGGAAACTTGTGGGGAGTTAAAGATTTTTCAGGATTACACAATCCCAATTACGCGAATACATTACGAAAACTTACCATAAATAGCGCACCATTTTTAGATAACGTAGATTTCTTAGACGGATATACTTTATTAGAAGAAATATGGATTAAAGATTTAGATAACAACTTTAGCGATAGAATAACCCCTCCTTTAAATGTCAGAGGATTGTCAAAACCAAAAGTTGCCACTAAGTTAAGAAGAGTTCACATTGACACTGACCAAGGAATTGCTGATTTTGATTTTTTACATAATTGTGAAATGTTAGACGAATTAGTTATTCGCGCACGCAATAGATCTCAAACACCAATAAATTTTGAAGGACTTTGTAGTGCAAGTGTAGCTCAAACATTAACACATTTATCATTATTTGACTTTGACGGATTGGAGAATTTAGATTTCCTAAACAACTACAAAAAATTAGAAAGACTAGATTTATACCAAATTACAACTATAAAAGATCATTCTGCAATTGCATCAGAAGGATTAGAACATACAGTGCGAGATGTTAGACTTCATTCATCAGGATTCTCAGACATAAATTTATTCAAAAATTATCAAAAATTAAAAAGACTGGACATAGGTTTAAGTTCAGTCAGAGATATTTCTAATCTACTTGAATTTGAAAGTGTTAAGAACGGAACATTACAATCAATAGAATTGCCAAAATATATTGATCTAATGAGGGTTAAAGATGGCAAATACGTAACTCAAGAAGTATTGCTAAATCTAAAAGCAAAAGGGATAAAAGTCAAAATTGGAGGGAAACTAGTTTTTGACGACAAACATTACAAATCTAAAGGTAAAGTATATGTTATTTGCGGACCCAGCGGCGCAGGAAAAACAACAATAATAAATTATTTAGAAGAAGAATTAAGTGTTAAAAAAGGAAGGAAAACTACAACTAGAGGTTATCGAAGCGAGGAAGAACGAACATCAAAAGTTATAACGTCTATAAACGATGACGAATATACCCAATTAGAATTAGAGGGAAAGCTAAAACTACAACATGATTTTTGTGGAAAAAAATATGGAATACACACAACTGATCTTTTAGAAGCACACACTACCGATCAAAAGTTTGTTTTTGATACTTGCGACATTGAATCTGCACTCGAATTAAAATCAGACTTTCCAGGACTTGTTGAATTAATTATACTTTTA is drawn from Candidatus Woesearchaeota archaeon and contains these coding sequences:
- a CDS encoding ATP-binding cassette domain-containing protein, which gives rise to MNIRDLVKKRLFITREGFAYIPKRVTSLTGLDMIPRNKLEIEANITDYSELSSPNLVERLTDLRITNHGEVKGKGFETFLKSLDPFKLKLESIAKLKKLRTLSLGFEECGLHYYVPNPTHRIWAADHSFLDSDNLRKTLEELEITASTIDSLQFLQGYSLRKIKLTGLPKLKNTEGLDSPSILESLEELTIKNTEIKQWDFLRRYQRLRKLVLPNYSTKPNLHALNSPNLQSTLTELYLCEEFKSWNNQNPTTLFELDFLKKYQQLQTLVFSGSNIIDFSGLSSPKLSKTIKKLVMFDLVDQPLQVSDETIRSFKEDTADDDRTFNPYRAWIELLSTRKEAIIFNLKLIQEYEALEELSLGNLWGVKDFSGLHNPNYANTLRKLTINSAPFLDNVDFLDGYTLLEEIWIKDLDNNFSDRITPPLNVRGLSKPKVATKLRRVHIDTDQGIADFDFLHNCEMLDELVIRARNRSQTPINFEGLCSASVAQTLTHLSLFDFDGLENLDFLNNYKKLERLDLYQITTIKDHSAIASEGLEHTVRDVRLHSSGFSDINLFKNYQKLKRLDIGLSSVRDISNLLEFESVKNGTLQSIELPKYIDLMRVKDGKYVTQEVLLNLKAKGIKVKIGGKLVFDDKHYKSKGKVYVICGPSGAGKTTIINYLEEELSVKKGRKTTTRGYRSEEERTSKVITSINDDEYTQLELEGKLKLQHDFCGKKYGIHTTDLLEAHTTDQKFVFDTCDIESALELKSDFPGLVELIILLTPPPLVERGLMNRLSKYPAKAQETLRRIGQIQESAEQLRAYKTRVNHFVAEPSYTANLKIIREIISGN